One window from the genome of Nicotiana tomentosiformis chromosome 5, ASM39032v3, whole genome shotgun sequence encodes:
- the LOC138892484 gene encoding uncharacterized protein produces MGRGAAQPASSAATTSTTPPARGTPSPARHSAVRGSEPNLGGPSRFYAIRRHRDSKASLDAVTGILFIQSHDVYAFIDPGSTLSYVTPYVYRDCAITLHGRNTMDDLIELGMVDFDVIMGMDWLYSCFAKLDCRTRTVRFEFPNEQAIEWKGMMRCRREVCGGVLYTCLSVDQIDAEGG; encoded by the exons atgggcagaggtgcagcgcaaccagctagttctgcagctaccacatccacaacacctccagctcgaggcaccccatcACCCGCAAGGCATAGTGCAGTTAGGGGTAGTGAGCCGAATTTGGGAGGACCCAGTAGATTTTATGCTATACGGAGGCATCGAGATTCAAAGGCTTCTTTGGATGCTGTCACAGGTATTTTGTTTAtccaatcccatgatgtatatgcttttattgatcccggttccactttgtcatatgtcactccttat gtttatagggattgtgctATCACGTTGCATGGTCGGAACACCATggacgatctcattgaattggggatggtcgattttgatgtgataatggggatggactggctttattcatgttttgccaagcttgattgtcgaaccaggaccgttaggttcgaatttccaaatgagcaaGCTATTGAGTGGAAGGGGATGATgcggtgccgaagg gaagtttgtggaggggttctctacacttgcctctccgttgaccaaattgatgcagaaggcggttaa
- the LOC138892485 gene encoding uncharacterized protein, giving the protein MDHFLPTKTNAAHAAEFESQKQGSMNVWEHHMEFARLSKYAIHMLPTIEARVRRFVQGLSPLVINEAATAALNFDMNYGKMVAFAQATEDRKLRNKREREGSSKARIASNFGGSSGGGRSAFRGGSSGLSQSFAQPSMSAPPSGPSQDNMGPHQQGRPGRRFQ; this is encoded by the coding sequence atggatcatttcttgcctaccAAGACTAATGCGGCTcatgccgctgagtttgagagccaGAAACAGGGTAGCATGAATGTGTGGGAGCACCATATGGAAttcgcgcgcctgtccaagtatgctattcacatgttgccaaCTATTGAAGCCAGGGtacgccggtttgtgcagggccttagccctttggttattaatgaggccgctacagctgccttgaattttgatatgaactatgggaagatggtggcatttgctcaagctacagaggaccgtAAATTGAGAAATAAAAGGGAGCGTGagggtagcagcaaggcccgaaTTGCGAGCAACTTTGgcggttcttctggtggtggtaggtcagcatttaggggagggtcatcagggctgTCTCAATCATTCGCTCAGCCTTCGATGAGTGCACCACCATCCGGGCCTAGTCAGGACAATATGGGACCCCATCAGCAGGGTCGGCCTGGACGGAGATTCCAGTAG
- the LOC138892486 gene encoding uncharacterized protein: protein MWEESREEGNPPARWSEFTDEFMDHFLPAKTKAARATEFESLKQGSMNVWEHHMEFACLYKYAIHMFPTMEARVRQFVQGLSPLVINEAATADLNFDMNYGKIVAFAQATEDRKLRNKREREGSSKARTVGNLSGSSSSVRSVFRGGSSGLSQSFAQSLISAPPSGPSQGNRGPHQQGRPGGRFQQQRRPPCPKCGRIHFGVYFMDLPICYGCGVRGHIQRNCRSSRRIIGRGVTQPASSVATTSIAPPTRGTPAPARHGAARGSEPNSGGPS from the coding sequence atgtgggaggagtcccgtgaggagggaaacCCTCCAGCCAGATGGAGTGAGTTCACCGATGaatttatggatcatttcttgcctgccaagactaaggcagctcgtgccactgagtttgagagcctgaaacAGGGTAGCATGAATGTGTGGGAGCATCATATGGAATTCGCGTGCCTGtacaagtatgctattcacatgtttccAACTATGGAAGCCAGGGTGCGccagtttgtgcagggccttagccctttggttattaatgaggccgctacagctgacTTGAActttgatatgaactatgggaagatagtggcgtttgctcaagctacagaggaccgtAAATTGAGAAATAAAAGGGAGCGTGagggtagcagcaaggcccgaaCTGTGGGCAACTTGAGCGGTTCTTCTAGTAGTGTTAGGTCGgtatttaggggagggtcatcagggctgTCTCAGTCATTCGCTCAGTCTTTGATAAGTGCACCACCATCCGGGCCTAGTCAGGGCAATAGGGGACCCCATCAGCAGGGTCGgcctggagggagattccagcagcagcggaggcccccatgccctaagtgtgggaggatccaCTTTGGGGTCTACTTCATGGACCTGCCTATATGCTATGGGTgcggtgtgaggggtcacatcCAGAGGAATTGCCGCTCGTCCCGCCGAATCATAGGGAGAGGTGTGACACAGCCAGCTAGTTCTGTAGCTACCACATCCATAGCACCTCCaactcgaggcaccccagcacccgcaaggcatggtgcagctaggggtagtGAACcgaattcgggaggacccagttga